Proteins encoded in a region of the Halodesulfovibrio marinisediminis DSM 17456 genome:
- a CDS encoding biotin attachment protein, with the protein MLDITKLLEEIKASPYEELVITAPHTGVVSFGSIKEGDRVIGATGTWHEIPGTPIATLQRERNDKIIRAPQKGVVEKIYTELEGTFVEAGTELVRLRHFLSKEEVLSIILKKALYLFEAPERAKYYFVPEVDSKIKSSGSQSVTVHDGMELFIMSRMKREAPLNYSGPDGVIYSVYFQHNENIDSGAPLIGVCPPDQLPLIEDVVVRVQTEWTEQE; encoded by the coding sequence ATGCTCGACATTACAAAACTTCTTGAAGAGATTAAAGCTTCTCCGTACGAAGAGTTGGTTATTACCGCTCCTCATACCGGTGTAGTATCTTTTGGTTCCATCAAAGAAGGTGACCGCGTTATCGGCGCAACTGGTACATGGCATGAAATTCCAGGTACCCCGATTGCAACCTTGCAGCGTGAACGCAACGATAAGATTATCCGTGCACCTCAGAAGGGTGTTGTTGAAAAAATCTACACTGAGCTTGAAGGCACTTTCGTAGAAGCAGGCACTGAACTTGTGCGCCTGCGTCACTTCCTTTCTAAAGAGGAAGTTCTCAGCATTATTCTTAAAAAAGCATTATACTTGTTCGAAGCTCCGGAGCGTGCGAAGTACTACTTTGTTCCGGAAGTGGACAGCAAGATTAAGAGTTCCGGCTCCCAGAGTGTTACTGTACACGATGGTATGGAATTGTTCATTATGTCCCGTATGAAACGTGAAGCACCGCTCAACTATTCTGGACCGGACGGCGTAATTTACTCCGTTTACTTCCAGCATAATGAGAACATTGATTCTGGGGCGCCACTCATCGGTGTATGTCCGCCGGATCAGCTTCCTCTTATTGAAGACGTAGTTGTTCGCGTACAGACCGAGTGGACTGAACAGGAGTAA
- a CDS encoding single-stranded DNA-binding protein — protein sequence MLNKVMIIGRLGADPELRYAGNGTPIANFNVATDESFTDRDGNKQERTEWHRVVVFQRVAENCANYLGKGSLVYVEGSLQTRQWQDQQGQTRYTTEIKAQRVQFLDRKGDAMQQGGERRSFQQNNAPRPQQNNNFQPQQQYNSGNEDLGPAFPSEASGMDDVPF from the coding sequence ATGCTGAATAAAGTGATGATCATCGGTCGTCTTGGTGCAGACCCGGAGTTACGTTACGCGGGTAATGGTACGCCTATCGCTAACTTTAACGTAGCGACAGACGAATCCTTCACAGACCGTGACGGTAACAAACAGGAACGTACTGAGTGGCACCGTGTGGTTGTCTTCCAGCGTGTGGCTGAAAACTGCGCTAACTACCTTGGTAAAGGAAGCCTTGTGTATGTTGAAGGCAGTCTTCAGACCCGCCAGTGGCAGGATCAGCAGGGTCAGACCCGTTATACTACGGAAATTAAAGCACAGCGTGTGCAGTTCCTCGATCGCAAGGGTGATGCTATGCAGCAGGGCGGCGAACGTCGTTCCTTCCAGCAGAACAATGCTCCGCGTCCGCAGCAGAACAACAATTTCCAGCCTCAGCAGCAGTATAATTCTGGTAATGAAGACCTTGGTCCCGCATTCCCATCTGAAGCTAGTGGAATGGATGACGTGCCCTTCTAG
- a CDS encoding HAD family hydrolase produces MFDRALLFDWGGTLMETMPVYQGEERGWSTVPPVEGAVEAVKAASKSWRVALATNASESGDEAIFAAFEPLSIRECFSAVYSFGKAGRPKPWVEFWRYALNDLQLPAERVVMIGDSYMDDIWGATEVGMNGIWFNRRSSERKEKKRVRTIHSYAELNDALASLGF; encoded by the coding sequence ATGTTTGATAGAGCATTATTGTTTGACTGGGGTGGAACTCTTATGGAGACCATGCCGGTCTATCAGGGAGAAGAGCGGGGGTGGTCCACGGTTCCTCCTGTTGAAGGGGCAGTAGAAGCAGTTAAGGCTGCAAGTAAAAGCTGGCGGGTTGCGTTGGCTACAAATGCTTCAGAATCTGGTGACGAAGCAATCTTCGCTGCTTTTGAACCGTTGAGTATCCGTGAATGCTTTTCTGCTGTCTACAGCTTTGGTAAGGCAGGCAGGCCGAAGCCTTGGGTGGAGTTTTGGCGTTATGCTTTGAATGATCTTCAATTGCCTGCAGAGCGTGTTGTGATGATCGGTGACAGCTACATGGATGATATTTGGGGTGCCACAGAGGTTGGCATGAACGGTATCTGGTTCAACCGACGTTCATCTGAGCGCAAAGAAAAGAAACGGGTGCGTACTATTCATTCATATGCAGAGCTGAACGATGCTCTGGCTTCTCTGGGGTTTTAG
- the murJ gene encoding murein biosynthesis integral membrane protein MurJ — translation MAFLTGRQHMGLAAVIMAVSIFLSRFMGLIRDKVISFYYGASIESDIYFASFVIPDFLNYLLAGGYFSITLIPLLAEYFGKDENEGWTFFSSVLFWVCMFITAGTCAAWIGAPYLAKIAAPGFDAASIARLTYFLRIILPAQIFFLLGSCFSGVLYMRKQFMVPALVPLVYNASIIIGGLFMIDRGMEGFCWGVLFGAATGSFMLPYLAVRSGGFQWRFALRHQGLKRFVLLALPLMIGQSIVVLDEQFVRIFGSLTGDGSVSLLNYSRRIMLVPVGVVAQAAGVASYPFLAALVAKGDTAEFNSTLSKALRNTMLFIVPLSFWMISAAEPTLRLIFQQGSFGLEETLGATPLLQIMLASVAFWGVQQMIGRAFYAYKDTITPAVVGSVVSIMAIPLYWFLSKTIGVMGVALAGTMSVVLYTLVLSAVWMRRHGSDAFTGVLRMFLLSAVLCIPAMVGSVYVVQQVPLLFEGRPLTGAFISLAVSGTLFCGLYLCTSWLIAPKAIEPIVAFVRGRVLRRV, via the coding sequence ATGGCGTTCTTAACAGGCAGACAGCACATGGGACTTGCGGCAGTTATTATGGCTGTGAGCATTTTCCTGTCGCGATTTATGGGGCTTATCCGTGATAAGGTTATTTCCTTTTATTACGGTGCATCCATAGAGTCTGATATCTATTTTGCTTCGTTTGTTATTCCGGATTTTCTTAATTACCTGCTTGCTGGCGGGTATTTTTCCATAACCCTTATCCCGTTACTTGCTGAATATTTTGGTAAGGACGAGAACGAAGGCTGGACGTTTTTTTCTTCCGTGCTGTTCTGGGTATGTATGTTTATCACAGCGGGAACTTGTGCTGCATGGATAGGGGCTCCCTATTTAGCAAAGATCGCGGCACCGGGGTTTGATGCAGCTTCGATTGCGCGTCTTACCTATTTCTTACGCATTATTTTGCCTGCGCAGATTTTCTTCCTGTTAGGTTCATGTTTTTCCGGCGTGTTGTACATGCGCAAACAGTTCATGGTTCCGGCGCTTGTTCCTCTTGTTTATAATGCAAGCATCATTATCGGCGGTCTGTTTATGATCGATAGAGGAATGGAAGGATTTTGCTGGGGCGTACTTTTTGGTGCTGCAACAGGAAGTTTTATGCTGCCGTATCTTGCCGTGCGTAGCGGTGGGTTCCAATGGCGTTTTGCTTTGCGCCATCAAGGTTTAAAACGTTTTGTTTTGTTGGCGTTGCCTCTTATGATAGGGCAATCCATTGTTGTACTTGATGAGCAGTTTGTACGTATCTTTGGTTCTCTTACTGGTGACGGTTCAGTAAGTCTTTTGAACTACTCCCGTCGTATTATGTTGGTTCCTGTGGGAGTTGTTGCTCAGGCTGCAGGGGTGGCTTCATATCCGTTCCTTGCAGCGTTGGTAGCAAAAGGGGATACAGCAGAGTTCAACTCTACACTTAGCAAGGCATTGCGGAATACGATGCTTTTTATCGTCCCTCTTTCCTTCTGGATGATCAGTGCAGCAGAACCGACACTTCGTCTTATCTTTCAACAGGGTAGCTTTGGTTTAGAGGAAACTCTTGGTGCAACACCGCTTCTGCAGATTATGTTGGCTTCAGTTGCGTTCTGGGGCGTACAGCAGATGATTGGACGAGCCTTCTATGCATATAAAGATACCATTACCCCTGCTGTTGTGGGCAGTGTGGTTTCTATCATGGCCATACCTCTATACTGGTTTTTGAGTAAAACTATAGGCGTGATGGGCGTGGCGTTGGCTGGAACTATGTCAGTTGTTCTTTATACGCTGGTTCTGTCAGCTGTCTGGATGCGTAGACATGGTAGTGATGCCTTTACAGGCGTCCTACGTATGTTCCTGCTTTCAGCAGTACTGTGTATTCCTGCAATGGTGGGGTCTGTCTATGTTGTGCAGCAGGTTCCTCTATTGTTTGAAGGACGTCCGCTCACAGGTGCTTTTATTTCGTTGGCAGTAAGTGGAACTCTTTTCTGTGGGTTGTACTTGTGCACGTCATGGTTGATTGCCCCTAAGGCAATTGAACCTATTGTTGCATTTGTTCGCGGACGAGTGCTACGCCGTGTTTAG
- a CDS encoding AI-2E family transporter encodes MTEETKNSTLQCKSDHIGPTLKFPRNNLFRYFTIILLTFSLYLAYLIAAPFLHTIILSIVVAACCYPVYKRILAIVHGREIWAATISILLLVLCIAVPLTFFITSLIPQAVDSVHAVTTWLQQSQSESFLADIQHNPTLQWLHEKLPFFDINEAAIKSYLATISKTVGQQVVTFGTSALGDTLNFVAKFLLMLLIVFFLLKDGNKMIAGLKYLWPMRESQEDALLHSLRSTSRAVLVGGLLVAIIQGLVGGIGLAFVGITPLFWGTVMSFCSLIPIAGTGIVWIPASLYLLVTSGWQPALFMVLWGAIPVAAVDSFLRPYFMRESSGVSVFFIFLSILGGLKAFGMLGILYGPLILSFVMVMLKIYGEEYHHVLSENSRH; translated from the coding sequence ATGACTGAAGAAACAAAGAATTCAACATTACAGTGCAAGTCCGACCACATAGGGCCTACCCTTAAGTTCCCACGTAACAATTTGTTCCGCTATTTTACCATTATCCTACTCACATTCTCATTGTACCTTGCATACCTCATTGCTGCGCCGTTTTTGCACACAATAATCCTATCCATTGTTGTCGCCGCATGTTGTTACCCTGTATACAAACGCATCTTAGCCATAGTACATGGTCGCGAAATATGGGCTGCCACCATTAGTATATTGCTTCTTGTTCTCTGCATTGCAGTACCGCTGACTTTCTTTATTACAAGTCTTATCCCGCAAGCAGTTGACAGTGTGCACGCCGTGACAACATGGCTTCAACAATCACAGTCCGAGTCATTCCTTGCTGATATTCAGCACAACCCGACCTTACAATGGCTCCATGAAAAGCTTCCATTTTTTGACATAAACGAAGCCGCTATAAAATCATACCTTGCAACAATCTCAAAAACTGTCGGCCAACAAGTTGTTACTTTCGGTACCTCTGCACTGGGAGACACCTTAAACTTTGTAGCCAAGTTCCTGCTTATGTTGCTTATTGTCTTTTTCTTACTCAAAGACGGCAACAAAATGATTGCAGGCCTTAAGTACCTATGGCCAATGCGTGAATCTCAGGAAGATGCATTGCTGCATTCCCTACGTTCCACCTCCCGAGCTGTTCTGGTAGGTGGTCTGCTTGTAGCGATCATCCAAGGTCTCGTGGGCGGTATCGGCCTTGCATTTGTAGGCATTACTCCGCTGTTCTGGGGAACGGTAATGAGTTTTTGCTCACTTATCCCGATTGCAGGTACCGGCATAGTCTGGATTCCGGCAAGTCTTTACCTGCTTGTCACATCCGGATGGCAACCAGCATTATTTATGGTGCTGTGGGGCGCTATCCCTGTTGCAGCAGTCGACAGCTTCTTGCGCCCGTACTTCATGCGTGAAAGCTCAGGCGTTTCCGTATTTTTTATTTTCCTTTCCATCCTTGGCGGATTAAAGGCATTCGGTATGCTCGGCATTCTGTACGGCCCACTTATCTTGAGCTTTGTTATGGTAATGCTCAAGATTTACGGAGAAGAATACCATCACGTTCTGTCAGAAAATTCCCGTCATTAA